One part of the Pseudomonas sp. MYb118 genome encodes these proteins:
- a CDS encoding FagA protein — protein MSSALHDQPYLDSWRWMSRQIRCALDPDEPRLIEHYLAEGRYLACCTATSPWTIAETTFRLLLDTAADVALPWHWRTFCLDQAWRPLRDLERLSLCKCRLKRWQSYTWQLATCELQPSIPLIELVQGFSDEQDSY, from the coding sequence ATGAGTTCTGCCTTGCACGATCAGCCGTACCTCGATAGCTGGCGCTGGATGAGTCGCCAGATCCGCTGCGCGCTGGACCCCGACGAGCCTCGCCTGATCGAACACTATCTGGCCGAAGGCCGCTATCTGGCGTGTTGCACGGCGACCTCACCCTGGACCATCGCCGAAACCACTTTCCGTCTGCTGCTCGACACCGCCGCCGATGTCGCGCTGCCCTGGCACTGGCGGACCTTCTGCCTGGATCAGGCGTGGCGCCCGCTGCGTGATCTCGAACGCCTGTCCCTGTGCAAATGCCGTCTCAAACGCTGGCAGAGCTACACCTGGCAACTGGCGACCTGCGAGTTGCAACCCTCGATTCCCCTCATTGAACTGGTGCAAGGATTTTCTGATGAACAAGACTCGTATTGA
- a CDS encoding class II fumarate hydratase: protein MNKTRIERDSMGELQVPVDALYGAQTQRAVDNFPISGKPMPVQFIRALILAKAAAARANIDLEQITAAQGNAIVEVALELLKGDFMQHFPVDIFQTGSGTSSNMNANEVIATLASRQLGEPVNPNDHVNCGQSSNDIIPTTIHVSAALALHEQLLPALTRLVQVIERKAEDVHHHVKTGRTHLMDAMPVRMSQVLNGWAQQLKANIAHLEDLLPSLQSLAQGGTAVGTGINAHPQFAARFSQELSTLTQVSFQPGTNLFALIGSQDTAVAVSGQLKTTAVSLMKIANDLRWMNSGPLAGLGEIELEALQPGSSIMPGKVNPVIPEATAMVAAQVIGNDTVIAIAGQSGNFELNVMLPIIAQNLLSSIELLANASHLLGEKAIASFKVNDARLKEALSRNPILVTALNPIIGYQKAAEIAKKAYQQGRPVIDVALEHTDLTRSQLEELLNPEKLTAGGV, encoded by the coding sequence ATGAACAAGACTCGTATTGAGCGCGACAGCATGGGCGAGCTGCAGGTCCCGGTGGATGCGCTCTACGGCGCACAGACCCAACGTGCGGTGGACAACTTCCCGATCAGCGGCAAGCCGATGCCGGTGCAGTTCATTCGTGCGCTGATCCTGGCCAAGGCTGCTGCCGCCCGCGCCAACATTGATCTCGAGCAGATCACCGCCGCCCAGGGCAATGCCATCGTCGAAGTCGCGCTGGAGTTGCTCAAGGGCGATTTCATGCAGCACTTCCCGGTGGATATTTTCCAGACCGGTTCTGGCACCAGTTCCAACATGAACGCCAACGAAGTGATCGCGACCCTTGCCAGCCGCCAACTCGGCGAGCCGGTGAACCCCAACGATCACGTCAACTGCGGGCAGAGCAGCAACGACATCATCCCGACCACCATCCATGTCAGCGCGGCGCTGGCGCTGCACGAGCAACTGCTGCCGGCACTGACGCGCCTGGTGCAGGTGATCGAGCGCAAGGCTGAAGACGTTCATCACCATGTCAAAACCGGCCGCACCCACCTGATGGATGCGATGCCGGTGCGCATGAGCCAGGTACTCAACGGCTGGGCCCAGCAATTGAAGGCCAACATCGCGCACCTTGAAGATCTGTTGCCGAGCCTGCAATCCCTGGCCCAGGGCGGCACGGCAGTGGGCACCGGGATCAATGCGCATCCGCAATTCGCCGCGCGTTTCAGCCAGGAGCTGAGCACGTTGACCCAGGTGTCGTTCCAGCCGGGCACCAACCTGTTTGCCCTGATTGGCTCGCAGGACACCGCCGTCGCGGTCTCCGGGCAGTTGAAAACCACTGCGGTGTCGTTGATGAAAATCGCCAACGACCTGCGCTGGATGAACTCGGGCCCCCTGGCCGGTCTCGGTGAAATCGAACTCGAAGCCCTGCAGCCGGGCTCGTCGATCATGCCGGGCAAGGTCAACCCGGTCATCCCCGAGGCGACCGCCATGGTCGCCGCCCAGGTGATCGGCAATGACACGGTGATCGCCATTGCCGGCCAGTCGGGCAATTTCGAACTGAACGTGATGCTGCCGATCATCGCCCAGAACCTGTTGAGCAGCATCGAGCTGCTGGCCAATGCCAGTCACCTGCTGGGTGAAAAGGCCATCGCCAGCTTCAAGGTCAATGACGCACGGCTCAAGGAAGCGCTGTCGCGCAACCCGATCCTGGTGACGGCGCTCAACCCGATCATCGGTTACCAGAAGGCCGCCGAGATTGCCAAGAAGGCTTACCAGCAGGGCCGGCCGGTGATTGATGTGGCACTGGAGCACACCGACCTGACCCGCAGCCAGCTGGAAGAACTGCTCAATCCGGAAAAACTCACCGCTGGCGGCGTGTAA
- a CDS encoding superoxide dismutase, which translates to MAFTLPALPYAYDALEPHIDAKTMEIHYTKHHQTYINNLNAAVEGTEFAEWPVEKLVAAVKQLPENLRAAVINQGGGHANHSLFWEVMVPNGGGQPDGELAKAIDEQLGGLERFKEAFTKAALTRFGSGWAWLSVTPQKTLVVESSGNQDSPLMSGNTPILGLDVWEHAYYLQYQNRRPEYINAFYNVINWPEVAARYQAALV; encoded by the coding sequence ATGGCTTTTACCTTGCCTGCCTTGCCGTATGCCTACGATGCCCTGGAACCGCACATTGATGCCAAGACCATGGAAATCCATTACACCAAGCATCACCAGACCTACATCAACAACCTCAATGCGGCGGTCGAGGGCACCGAGTTTGCCGAGTGGCCAGTGGAAAAGCTGGTAGCTGCCGTGAAGCAACTGCCGGAAAACCTGCGCGCCGCCGTGATCAACCAGGGCGGCGGTCATGCCAACCATTCGTTGTTCTGGGAAGTCATGGTGCCCAACGGCGGTGGCCAGCCGGACGGCGAGCTGGCCAAGGCCATCGACGAACAATTGGGCGGTCTCGAGCGCTTCAAGGAAGCCTTCACCAAGGCCGCGCTGACCCGTTTCGGCAGTGGCTGGGCCTGGCTCAGCGTGACCCCGCAGAAGACCCTGGTGGTTGAAAGCAGCGGCAACCAGGACAGCCCATTGATGAGCGGCAATACGCCGATCCTCGGTCTGGATGTCTGGGAGCATGCCTATTACCTGCAATACCAGAACCGTCGCCCTGAATACATCAACGCTTTTTACAACGTGATCAATTGGCCCGAAGTCGCTGCACGCTATCAGGCTGCACTGGTTTGA
- a CDS encoding ZIP family metal transporter codes for MGTETLAIGSGRMFRYALGSLLLLAGMSLLVAQGLTWLGLEPKLLRALQGGAICALGTALGAVPVLVIRRMPQALSDTLLGFGAGVMLAATAFSLIVPGISAAENLGLTPWAASGLISFGILLGAFGLFLVDRKVSGASPEMLVGTPERPVIPPRIWLFVFAIIAHNIPEGMAVGVSAGGGMPDADSLAMGIALQDVPEGLVIALVLAGAGMSRIKAFLIGAASGLVEPVFALLCAWLVSLAELILPLGLALAAGAMLLVVTHEVIPESRRHGHDKLASLGLLIGFCLMMVMDTALA; via the coding sequence ATGGGCACTGAAACACTGGCGATCGGAAGTGGGCGGATGTTTCGCTACGCGTTGGGATCGCTGTTATTGCTGGCGGGCATGAGCCTGCTGGTCGCCCAGGGCCTGACGTGGTTGGGGCTCGAGCCGAAACTGTTGCGCGCGTTACAGGGCGGTGCGATCTGCGCCCTGGGCACGGCATTGGGTGCCGTGCCGGTGCTGGTGATCCGGCGCATGCCCCAGGCGCTCAGTGACACCCTGCTCGGCTTCGGCGCCGGAGTGATGCTCGCGGCGACAGCGTTTTCGCTGATCGTCCCGGGCATCTCTGCGGCGGAAAACCTCGGGCTGACCCCGTGGGCGGCCAGCGGGCTGATCAGTTTCGGCATCCTGCTGGGTGCGTTCGGCCTGTTCCTGGTGGATCGGAAAGTCTCCGGTGCCTCACCGGAAATGCTCGTTGGCACACCGGAGCGCCCGGTCATCCCGCCGCGGATCTGGTTGTTCGTGTTTGCCATCATTGCCCACAACATTCCGGAAGGCATGGCCGTGGGCGTTTCGGCAGGCGGCGGCATGCCCGACGCCGATAGCCTGGCCATGGGCATTGCCTTGCAGGATGTGCCGGAAGGGCTGGTGATTGCGCTGGTCCTGGCGGGCGCGGGCATGTCGAGGATCAAGGCATTCCTGATCGGTGCGGCGTCCGGGTTGGTCGAGCCGGTGTTTGCCCTGTTGTGCGCCTGGCTGGTCAGCCTGGCTGAACTGATCCTGCCGTTGGGCCTGGCGTTGGCTGCCGGGGCGATGCTGTTGGTGGTCACCCATGAAGTCATCCCGGAGTCGCGCCGCCATGGTCACGACAAGCTGGCCAGCCTCGGGCTGCTGATCGGGTTCTGTCTGATGATGGTGATGGATACCGCGTTGGCTTAG
- a CDS encoding HPr family phosphocarrier protein, with product MPALEIEIINKLGLHARASAKFVGVAGQFPCQIRAGRTPASMVDGKSIMAMMMLAAGKGTKIHLSTEGEQEQEALDALVALINNYFDEGE from the coding sequence ATGCCTGCTCTGGAAATCGAAATCATCAACAAGCTGGGCCTGCATGCCCGTGCTTCCGCCAAATTCGTCGGCGTGGCCGGTCAGTTTCCTTGCCAGATCAGGGCCGGGCGCACCCCGGCGTCCATGGTCGACGGCAAAAGCATCATGGCCATGATGATGCTCGCCGCCGGCAAGGGCACCAAAATCCATCTGAGCACTGAAGGCGAACAGGAACAGGAAGCGCTCGATGCGCTGGTGGCGTTGATCAACAACTATTTTGACGAAGGCGAATAA
- the rapZ gene encoding RNase adapter RapZ: protein MRLIIVSGRSGSGKSTALDVLEDNGYYCIDNLPAGLLPELAERALIHTELSQPLVAVSIDARNLPSHLTRFPELLEEVRSRHIQCDVLYLDADEETLLKRFSETRRRHPLSSANRSLAEAINDETNLLGPIADLADLKVNTTSLNLYQLRDTIKLRLLNQPEPGTAFLVESFGFKRGMPVDADLVFDVRCLPNPYWKPELREQSGLDQPVAEYLAAQPDVEEMFQDISSYLLKWLPRFAASNRAYVTIAIGCTGGHHRSVYLTERLGQVLQKSLKNVQVRHRDLT, encoded by the coding sequence ATGCGCTTGATCATCGTCAGTGGTCGCTCCGGCTCAGGTAAAAGTACCGCGCTCGACGTGCTCGAGGACAACGGTTACTACTGCATCGACAACCTGCCCGCCGGGTTGCTGCCGGAACTGGCCGAACGCGCGCTGATCCATACCGAACTGTCGCAACCGCTGGTGGCCGTGTCCATCGACGCGCGCAACCTGCCAAGCCACCTGACCCGTTTTCCCGAACTGCTCGAGGAAGTCCGCAGCCGGCACATCCAGTGCGATGTCCTGTACCTGGATGCCGACGAAGAGACCTTGCTCAAGCGTTTTTCGGAAACCCGTCGCCGCCACCCGCTGAGCAGCGCCAATCGCTCGCTGGCCGAGGCGATCAACGACGAGACCAATCTGCTGGGGCCGATCGCCGACCTCGCCGACCTCAAGGTCAACACCACCAGTCTGAACCTGTACCAGTTGCGCGACACCATCAAGCTGCGCCTGCTGAACCAGCCGGAGCCCGGTACGGCGTTCCTGGTGGAGTCGTTCGGGTTCAAGCGTGGCATGCCGGTGGACGCCGACCTGGTGTTCGACGTGCGGTGCCTGCCCAACCCTTACTGGAAGCCGGAGCTACGCGAGCAATCCGGCCTCGATCAACCCGTTGCCGAATACCTGGCCGCCCAGCCGGATGTCGAGGAGATGTTCCAGGACATTTCCTCCTACCTGCTCAAATGGCTGCCCCGCTTCGCCGCCAGCAACCGCGCCTATGTCACCATTGCCATTGGCTGCACGGGCGGGCACCACCGCTCCGTCTACCTGACCGAGCGCCTGGGTCAGGTCCTGCAAAAATCCCTGAAGAATGTCCAGGTCCGCCACCGCGACCTCACCTAA
- the ptsN gene encoding PTS IIA-like nitrogen regulatory protein PtsN has product MIRLESILTPGRSLVNVPGGSKKKALEQIANLIAREVPDLEMQDVFEALIAREKLGSTGFGNGIAIPHCRLKGCTSPISALMHLDAPIDFDAIDGAPVDLLFVLLVPEAATDAHLELLRQIASMLDRKEVRDRLRSAASNEALYQVVLDEQNGH; this is encoded by the coding sequence ATGATCCGACTTGAAAGCATCCTGACCCCCGGCCGTTCCCTGGTGAACGTGCCGGGTGGCAGCAAAAAGAAAGCCCTCGAACAAATTGCCAACCTGATCGCCCGGGAAGTCCCCGATCTGGAGATGCAAGATGTCTTCGAGGCGCTGATCGCCCGTGAAAAACTCGGCTCGACCGGTTTTGGCAACGGTATCGCCATCCCGCACTGCCGACTCAAGGGTTGCACCTCGCCCATCAGTGCCCTGATGCACCTGGATGCTCCCATCGACTTCGACGCCATCGACGGCGCTCCGGTGGACCTGCTGTTCGTCCTGCTGGTCCCGGAAGCCGCTACCGATGCGCACCTTGAATTGCTCCGTCAGATCGCCAGCATGCTCGATCGCAAGGAAGTCCGTGATCGCCTGCGCAGCGCCGCGAGCAATGAAGCCTTGTATCAGGTTGTCCTGGACGAGCAAAACGGGCACTAA
- the raiA gene encoding ribosome-associated translation inhibitor RaiA translates to MQVNISGHQLEVTEPLRTYIGEKLDRLERHFDKITNVQVTMTVEKLKQKIEATLHIPGGEVVANAEHTDMYAAIDALTDKLDKQLKKHKEKTQSLLQGATGR, encoded by the coding sequence ATGCAAGTCAACATCAGTGGACACCAACTGGAAGTGACCGAACCTCTTCGCACCTACATCGGCGAAAAACTCGATCGGCTGGAGCGACACTTCGACAAGATCACCAATGTCCAGGTCACGATGACCGTCGAAAAGCTCAAACAGAAAATCGAAGCCACCCTGCATATTCCTGGCGGTGAAGTGGTCGCCAACGCGGAACATACCGACATGTACGCGGCCATCGACGCACTGACCGACAAGCTGGATAAACAACTCAAAAAGCATAAGGAAAAGACCCAGAGCCTCCTCCAGGGCGCAACCGGTCGTTAA
- a CDS encoding RNA polymerase factor sigma-54 — protein sequence MKPSLVLRMGQQLTMTPQLQQAIRLLQLSTLDLQQEIQEALESNPMLERQEEGDDFDNSDPMADNVEQKPNSEIQEPSYQESTPTVDNLEEGDWNERIPNELPVDTAWEDVYQTSASSLPSNDDDEWDFTTRTSAGESLQSHLLWQLNLAPMSDTDRLIAVTLIDCINNQGYLDETLEEILEAFDPELDIELDEIEAVLHRIQQFEPAGIAARNLGECLLLQLRQLPAKTPWLAEAKRLVTDYIDLLGSRDYSQLMRRMKLKEDELRQVIELVQSLNPRPGSQIESTEAEYVVPDVIVRKDNERWLVELNQESVPRLRVNAQYAGFVRRADTSADNTFMRNQLQEARWFIKSLQSRNETLMKVATQIVEHQRGFLEYGDEAMKPLVLHDIAEAVGMHESTISRVTTQKFMHTPRGIYELKYFFSSHVSTSEGGECSSTAIRAIIKKLVAAENQKKPLSDSKIAGLLEAQGIQVARRTVAKYRESLGIAPSSERKRLM from the coding sequence ATGAAACCATCGCTAGTCTTGAGAATGGGCCAGCAGCTGACGATGACACCGCAGCTGCAACAGGCCATCCGCCTGCTCCAATTGTCGACCCTGGACCTGCAACAGGAAATCCAGGAGGCCCTGGAGTCCAATCCGATGCTCGAACGCCAGGAGGAAGGCGACGACTTCGACAACTCCGACCCGATGGCCGACAACGTCGAACAAAAGCCGAACAGCGAGATTCAGGAACCCTCCTACCAGGAAAGCACACCGACGGTCGACAACCTCGAGGAAGGCGACTGGAACGAGCGCATTCCCAACGAACTGCCCGTCGACACCGCCTGGGAAGACGTTTACCAGACCAGCGCCAGCAGCCTGCCGAGCAACGATGACGACGAGTGGGACTTCACCACCCGCACATCGGCCGGCGAAAGCCTGCAAAGCCACCTGCTGTGGCAACTCAACCTGGCGCCGATGTCCGACACCGATCGCCTGATCGCCGTGACCCTGATCGACTGCATCAACAATCAGGGCTACCTGGACGAAACCCTCGAAGAAATCCTCGAAGCCTTCGATCCGGAACTGGATATCGAACTGGACGAAATCGAAGCCGTCCTGCACCGCATCCAGCAATTCGAACCGGCTGGCATCGCCGCCCGCAACCTTGGCGAATGCCTGCTGCTGCAATTGCGCCAGCTGCCCGCCAAGACGCCCTGGCTGGCCGAGGCCAAGCGCCTGGTCACCGACTACATCGACCTGCTCGGCAGCCGCGACTACAGCCAACTGATGCGCCGCATGAAGCTCAAGGAAGATGAACTGCGCCAGGTCATCGAGCTGGTCCAGAGCCTCAACCCGCGTCCGGGCTCGCAGATCGAGTCCACCGAAGCCGAGTACGTCGTGCCCGACGTGATCGTGCGCAAGGACAACGAGCGCTGGCTGGTGGAGCTCAACCAGGAGTCCGTGCCACGGCTGCGGGTCAACGCCCAGTACGCCGGTTTTGTCCGCCGCGCCGATACCAGCGCCGACAACACCTTCATGCGCAATCAGTTGCAGGAAGCCCGCTGGTTCATCAAGAGCCTGCAGAGCCGCAACGAAACCCTGATGAAAGTTGCCACCCAGATCGTCGAGCATCAGCGCGGTTTTCTGGAGTACGGCGACGAAGCGATGAAACCGCTGGTCCTGCACGACATCGCCGAGGCGGTGGGCATGCACGAATCGACGATTTCCCGGGTGACCACCCAGAAGTTCATGCACACCCCACGGGGCATTTATGAACTGAAATACTTTTTCTCCAGCCACGTCAGCACCTCCGAAGGCGGCGAATGCTCGTCCACGGCGATCCGCGCGATCATCAAAAAACTGGTTGCCGCGGAAAATCAGAAAAAGCCGTTGAGTGACAGCAAGATCGCTGGTTTACTGGAGGCACAAGGCATTCAGGTGGCTCGCCGCACCGTCGCCAAGTACCGCGAATCCCTCGGGATCGCGCCTTCGAGCGAACGCAAGCGGTTGATGTAG
- the lptB gene encoding LPS export ABC transporter ATP-binding protein yields the protein MATLKAQHLAKSYKSRQVVRDVSLSIDSGQIVGLLGPNGAGKTTCFYMIVGLVQADQGRVLIDDLDVSHQPMHGRAKAGIGYLPQEASIFRKLSVADNIMAILETRKELDKAGRRKELESLLQEFHISHIRDNLGMSLSGGERRRVEIARALATSPKFILLDEPFAGVDPISVGDIKQIIHHLKAKGIGVLITDHNVRETLDICETAYIVNDGQLIAEGDSATILANDLVKEVYLGHEFRL from the coding sequence ATGGCAACTCTGAAAGCTCAGCATCTGGCCAAGAGCTACAAGAGCCGCCAGGTCGTGCGCGACGTCAGCCTGTCCATCGACAGCGGTCAGATCGTCGGCCTGCTCGGCCCCAACGGCGCCGGCAAGACCACCTGCTTCTACATGATCGTCGGCCTGGTGCAGGCCGATCAGGGCCGCGTGCTGATCGACGACCTGGACGTCAGCCACCAGCCGATGCACGGTCGCGCCAAGGCCGGTATCGGCTACCTGCCGCAGGAAGCCTCGATTTTCCGCAAGCTCTCGGTCGCCGACAACATCATGGCGATCCTCGAGACCCGCAAGGAACTCGACAAGGCCGGTCGTCGCAAGGAACTGGAAAGCCTGCTGCAGGAATTCCACATCAGCCACATCCGCGACAACCTCGGCATGAGCCTGTCCGGTGGTGAACGCCGCCGCGTGGAAATCGCCCGCGCCCTGGCCACCAGCCCGAAATTCATCCTCCTCGACGAACCTTTCGCCGGCGTGGACCCGATTTCCGTCGGCGACATCAAGCAGATCATCCATCACCTCAAGGCCAAGGGCATTGGCGTGCTGATCACTGACCACAACGTCCGTGAGACCCTGGACATCTGCGAAACCGCCTATATCGTCAACGATGGCCAACTGATCGCCGAGGGCGACTCTGCCACCATCCTGGCCAACGATCTGGTCAAGGAAGTGTATCTGGGCCACGAGTTCCGCCTGTAA
- the lptA gene encoding lipopolysaccharide transport periplasmic protein LptA encodes MRLVKTLPILLGLSAALGSVSAWSLPNDQQQPIRIQADDAQLDDKNGVATYTGDVIITQGSMKVTGNKVTMTRAPNGDIDVVTSVGNLAYFEQLQTAGDTKPVQGYGVTIQYHAQQDRVVLIDRAKVIDKDGNVTQGEKIVYDTNKKLATAGRATGANVTESRPRIDMVIQPKKKTDEQKAP; translated from the coding sequence ATGAGGCTCGTTAAAACCCTCCCTATTTTGCTCGGTCTGAGCGCAGCACTGGGAAGCGTGAGCGCCTGGTCTCTGCCGAACGATCAGCAGCAGCCTATCCGTATCCAGGCCGACGATGCCCAACTGGACGACAAGAATGGCGTTGCCACCTACACCGGCGACGTGATCATCACCCAGGGCTCGATGAAGGTGACCGGCAACAAGGTGACCATGACCCGTGCTCCGAACGGCGACATCGACGTGGTGACCTCGGTGGGCAACCTCGCCTACTTCGAACAACTGCAGACGGCGGGCGACACCAAGCCGGTGCAGGGCTACGGCGTCACCATCCAGTACCACGCCCAGCAGGACCGCGTCGTCCTGATCGACCGCGCCAAAGTGATCGACAAGGACGGCAACGTGACCCAGGGCGAGAAAATCGTCTATGACACCAACAAGAAGCTTGCTACCGCCGGCCGCGCCACAGGCGCCAACGTGACCGAATCGCGTCCGCGTATCGACATGGTGATCCAGCCGAAAAAGAAAACCGATGAGCAAAAGGCCCCGTAA
- the lptC gene encoding LPS export ABC transporter periplasmic protein LptC, translating to MLSKKIRNTLIFGCIAAIFAAVGYWNISPERFLDKPVAKVEDSPIDWYATNTHTLQYLEDGRVQYEMTSDKAEHVKATDITLVTKPDLNMYRGTDYPWHVTSDRGEVNPGGTEVELIDNVRVKRTDEKNRDTLITSTRMTVFPQEQYAQTQQPVRIDGAGGVSTGVGMKAYLKDSRIHLLSNVRGQYEAR from the coding sequence ATGCTGAGCAAGAAAATTCGCAATACGCTGATATTCGGTTGCATCGCTGCGATCTTCGCTGCGGTCGGCTACTGGAACATCAGCCCGGAACGCTTTCTCGACAAGCCGGTGGCCAAGGTCGAAGACAGTCCCATCGACTGGTACGCGACCAACACGCACACCCTGCAATACCTTGAAGACGGGCGCGTGCAGTACGAGATGACGTCCGACAAGGCCGAGCACGTCAAGGCCACCGATATCACGCTGGTCACCAAGCCCGACCTGAACATGTACCGTGGCACCGATTACCCCTGGCACGTGACCAGTGACCGTGGCGAAGTGAACCCCGGCGGCACCGAGGTCGAGCTGATCGACAACGTACGCGTCAAGCGCACCGACGAAAAGAACCGCGACACCCTGATCACCTCCACTCGCATGACGGTGTTCCCGCAGGAGCAATATGCGCAGACCCAGCAACCCGTTAGAATCGACGGCGCTGGTGGCGTATCGACTGGCGTAGGAATGAAAGCCTATTTGAAGGACAGCAGGATTCACCTGCTATCGAACGTAAGAGGACAGTATGAGGCTCGTTAA
- a CDS encoding KdsC family phosphatase: MSADLLQRGKQIKLAVFDVDGVLTDGRLYFLEDGSEFKAFSTLDGQGIKMLMAAGVQTAIISGRKTPVVERRAKNLGIPHVFQGREDKLVVLDGLLAELKLSYENVAYLGDDLPDLPVIRRVGLGIAVANAASFVREHAHGVTQARGGEGAAREFCELILRAQDRLDAANAAYL; this comes from the coding sequence ATGAGTGCGGACCTGCTGCAACGCGGCAAACAGATCAAACTGGCCGTCTTCGATGTCGATGGCGTGCTGACCGACGGCCGCCTGTACTTCCTTGAGGATGGCAGTGAATTCAAGGCATTCAGTACCCTCGACGGCCAGGGCATCAAGATGCTGATGGCCGCCGGCGTGCAGACAGCCATCATCAGTGGCCGCAAGACCCCGGTGGTCGAACGTCGGGCGAAAAACCTCGGCATTCCCCATGTTTTCCAGGGGCGCGAAGATAAACTGGTGGTGCTCGACGGACTGCTCGCCGAGCTCAAGCTGAGTTACGAAAACGTTGCCTACCTGGGCGACGACCTGCCTGACCTGCCGGTGATCCGCCGTGTCGGCCTGGGCATCGCGGTTGCCAATGCCGCCAGCTTTGTCCGTGAACACGCGCACGGCGTGACCCAGGCCCGTGGTGGCGAAGGTGCCGCTCGCGAATTCTGCGAACTGATCCTGCGCGCCCAGGACCGCCTCGACGCGGCCAACGCCGCGTACCTGTGA
- a CDS encoding KpsF/GutQ family sugar-phosphate isomerase, with protein MSQSSDLIQSAQRTIRLEMEAVQGLLPHIDADFVRACEMILASKGRVVVVGMGKSGHIGNKIAATLASTGTTAFFVHPAEASHGDMGMITRDDIILALSNSGSTNEIVTLLPLIKRLGIQLISVTGNPDSPLAKAAEVNLNVHVEHEACPLNLAPTSSTTAALVMGDALAVALLEARGFTAEDFAFSHPGGALGRRLLLKVENVMHAGDELPKVQRGTLLKDALMEMTRKGLGMTVILEADGKLAGIFTDGDLRRSLDKSIDVHHTTIDAVMTAHGKTARAEMLAAEALKIMEDNKISALVVVDGDDRPVGALNMHDLLRAGVM; from the coding sequence ATGAGCCAATCCAGCGACCTGATTCAATCGGCACAACGCACCATCCGCCTCGAAATGGAAGCCGTACAAGGCTTGCTGCCCCACATCGACGCGGATTTCGTACGCGCTTGCGAGATGATTCTGGCCAGCAAAGGCCGCGTGGTTGTGGTCGGCATGGGTAAATCGGGGCACATCGGCAACAAGATTGCCGCCACACTCGCCAGCACCGGCACCACTGCGTTTTTCGTGCACCCGGCTGAAGCCAGCCACGGTGACATGGGCATGATCACCCGTGACGACATCATTCTGGCCCTGTCGAACTCCGGTTCCACCAATGAAATCGTCACCCTGCTGCCCCTGATCAAGCGCCTGGGCATTCAACTGATCAGCGTCACCGGCAACCCCGACTCGCCGCTGGCCAAGGCTGCCGAAGTCAATCTCAACGTGCATGTCGAGCACGAAGCCTGCCCGCTGAACCTGGCGCCGACGTCCTCGACCACCGCCGCGCTGGTCATGGGCGACGCCCTGGCCGTTGCCCTGCTCGAGGCCCGTGGCTTCACCGCCGAAGACTTCGCGTTCTCCCATCCGGGTGGCGCACTGGGCCGGCGCCTGCTGCTGAAAGTGGAAAACGTCATGCACGCCGGCGACGAGTTGCCCAAGGTCCAGCGCGGCACGCTGCTCAAGGATGCGTTGATGGAAATGACCCGCAAGGGTCTGGGCATGACCGTCATCCTGGAAGCCGACGGCAAGCTGGCCGGGATCTTCACCGACGGTGACCTGCGCCGCTCCCTGGACAAGTCGATCGACGTTCACCACACGACCATCGACGCCGTGATGACGGCGCACGGCAAGACCGCCCGCGCCGAGATGCTCGCCGCCGAGGCCCTGAAAATCATGGAAGACAACAAAATCAGCGCCCTGGTCGTGGTTGACGGTGACGATCGTCCGGTCGGCGCCCTGAACATGCACGACTTGCTGCGTGCGGGAGTAATGTAA